A region from the Rufibacter sp. DG15C genome encodes:
- a CDS encoding rhodanese-related sulfurtransferase: MKKYSILLYYHYTKIEDPELFREEHHLLCLSLNLLGRIIVAPEGLNGTVSGLVEDCEAYMAAVKADPRFAGIDFKVDYAEEHAFTKLHVRHKPEIVHAGLRNIDPTERTGVHLSPKEFRDMKDQEDVVVLDVRSDYEYSMGKFKNAVTLDIENFREFPEKIDELKEKYEGKKILTYCTGGIKCEKASAFLLESGFENVYQLHGGIIKYGMEAGGEDFEGKCYVFDNRVAVDVNTVNPVVISKCHVCETPSARMVNCANPHCNLHVPICETCGTLMDGACSTTCQEHPDKRPYDGTGYYQKNTNGYNPYKGLNRRKTEQSKAV, translated from the coding sequence ATGAAAAAGTACAGTATCCTTCTTTATTACCACTACACCAAGATTGAAGACCCAGAACTGTTCCGCGAGGAGCACCATCTGCTGTGTTTAAGCCTCAACCTGCTAGGCCGCATCATTGTCGCGCCAGAGGGTTTGAACGGCACCGTCTCTGGTTTGGTGGAAGACTGCGAAGCCTACATGGCCGCCGTCAAAGCCGACCCACGTTTTGCTGGCATTGACTTCAAGGTGGATTATGCCGAGGAGCATGCCTTCACCAAACTGCACGTGCGTCATAAGCCCGAGATTGTGCACGCCGGCCTGAGGAACATCGACCCCACTGAGCGGACGGGTGTGCATTTGTCTCCGAAGGAGTTCAGGGACATGAAAGACCAGGAGGACGTGGTGGTATTGGACGTGCGCTCAGATTATGAGTACAGCATGGGCAAGTTCAAGAACGCCGTGACTTTGGACATTGAGAACTTCAGGGAGTTCCCGGAGAAGATAGATGAGCTGAAGGAAAAGTACGAGGGCAAGAAAATCCTGACCTACTGCACCGGCGGCATCAAATGCGAGAAAGCCAGTGCTTTCTTGCTGGAGAGTGGCTTTGAGAACGTGTACCAATTGCACGGCGGCATCATCAAGTACGGTATGGAAGCCGGGGGCGAGGATTTTGAAGGAAAATGCTATGTCTTTGACAACCGCGTGGCGGTAGACGTGAACACCGTCAATCCGGTGGTCATTTCTAAATGTCATGTTTGCGAAACGCCTTCGGCTAGAATGGTGAACTGCGCCAACCCGCACTGTAACCTGCACGTGCCCATCTGTGAAACCTGCGGTACCCTAATGGATGGCGCCTGCTCTACCACCTGCCAGGAGCACCCCGATAAGCGCCCGTATGATGGCACTGGTTATTACCAAAAAAACACCAACGGCTACAACCCGTACAAAGGCTTGAACCGCCGCAAGACGGAGCAATCTAAGGCCGTGTAA
- a CDS encoding nucleoside phosphorylase gives MARIPESELIFNADGSIYHLNLLPEQISDTIITVGDQDRVAKVSQHFDSIEVQVAKREFVTHTGYYKGKRISVVSTGIGTDNIDIVFNELDALVNIDFVSREPVDAEDHISLKIVRIGTSGALQQDIPLGSHLATEYAMGLDSLMQFYPLMETGYETEIAVQVQLALGIGFLPYCAKGSDLLREQIAFDMIHGNTFTCPGFYGPQGRQLRLQPKVQDLIQKLSAFQYENVKFTNFEMETAGIYALGRLLGHEVLSLNAIVANRISNTFADNSEQVIDDLIIKVLDRI, from the coding sequence ATGGCCCGCATCCCGGAGTCTGAACTGATTTTTAACGCCGACGGCAGCATCTATCACTTGAACCTGCTGCCTGAGCAGATTTCTGACACCATCATCACGGTGGGCGACCAGGACCGCGTGGCCAAAGTAAGCCAGCATTTTGACTCCATTGAGGTGCAGGTGGCTAAGCGCGAGTTTGTGACGCATACTGGTTACTACAAAGGCAAGCGCATTTCGGTGGTGTCTACGGGCATAGGCACAGACAACATTGACATTGTGTTCAATGAGCTGGACGCGCTGGTGAACATTGACTTCGTGAGCCGTGAGCCAGTGGATGCCGAAGACCATATCTCCCTAAAGATTGTGCGCATAGGCACATCGGGCGCTTTGCAGCAGGATATTCCGCTGGGCAGCCATTTAGCTACTGAGTACGCCATGGGCTTAGACTCTTTGATGCAATTCTACCCATTGATGGAAACTGGCTATGAAACGGAGATTGCGGTACAGGTGCAATTGGCCTTGGGCATCGGGTTCTTGCCATATTGCGCCAAAGGTTCAGACTTATTGCGTGAGCAGATTGCCTTTGACATGATTCATGGCAATACCTTCACCTGCCCAGGCTTCTACGGCCCGCAGGGAAGACAATTAAGATTGCAGCCAAAAGTGCAGGACTTGATTCAGAAGCTAAGCGCCTTTCAGTATGAGAATGTTAAGTTCACAAACTTCGAGATGGAAACCGCTGGTATCTATGCGCTGGGCAGACTGCTAGGCCATGAAGTATTGTCTTTGAATGCTATTGTCGCCAATAGAATCTCCAACACCTTCGCTGATAACTCAGAGCAAGTGATTGATGATTTGATTATCAAAGTGCTGGATAGAATCTAA
- a CDS encoding acyl-CoA reductase, translating to MMTLENRLSAFVALGDYLRALTEEELEYLARRTGQFNNFFDLPNVSAALSGIAHMLQREALEKWVAQYDFSQITPKKVGVVMAGNIPAVGFHDALCILLSGHILQAKLSSDDPFLVRHLLDKLIELDDRFLTQVQFVDMLKESDAIIATGSDNTARYFEYYFAKRPHIIRKNRTSVAVLTGEETPEELAALGDDILRYYGLGCRNVAKAYVPVGYNFTPFFEAIEYKKEVVNHHKYQNNYDYNKSILLVNRVPHLDNGFLMVTESKSLVSPISVLFYETYTDAEDLKAKLTEVQDKLQCVVSKEGAWQNSFSFGQAQCPAVTDYADGVDTMAFLAKL from the coding sequence ATGATGACATTAGAAAACCGACTTTCTGCCTTTGTAGCCTTAGGAGATTACCTACGTGCACTCACAGAAGAGGAATTAGAATACCTGGCCCGAAGAACGGGGCAGTTCAATAACTTCTTTGACTTGCCAAATGTTTCAGCGGCCCTGAGCGGTATTGCCCACATGCTCCAGCGCGAGGCACTGGAGAAATGGGTGGCGCAGTATGATTTCAGCCAGATAACGCCCAAGAAAGTGGGCGTGGTGATGGCAGGCAATATTCCGGCAGTGGGGTTCCATGACGCGCTGTGCATTTTGCTGTCGGGCCACATTTTGCAGGCCAAACTGAGCTCAGACGACCCGTTTTTGGTGCGGCACCTGTTGGACAAACTGATTGAGCTGGACGACCGCTTCTTGACGCAGGTGCAGTTTGTGGACATGCTCAAAGAGTCTGACGCCATCATTGCCACCGGCTCTGACAACACCGCCCGCTACTTTGAGTACTACTTTGCCAAGCGCCCGCACATCATCAGAAAGAACCGCACCAGCGTAGCCGTCCTGACCGGCGAGGAGACCCCTGAGGAACTAGCCGCCCTGGGTGATGACATTCTCCGTTATTATGGGCTGGGTTGCCGAAACGTGGCCAAGGCCTACGTGCCGGTGGGTTATAATTTCACGCCTTTCTTTGAGGCCATTGAGTACAAGAAGGAAGTGGTCAACCACCACAAGTACCAGAACAACTATGACTACAACAAGTCCATTCTGCTGGTGAACCGCGTGCCGCACTTGGACAACGGTTTTTTGATGGTCACCGAAAGCAAGAGCCTGGTCTCCCCCATCTCTGTGCTGTTCTATGAGACCTACACAGACGCCGAAGACTTAAAGGCGAAACTGACCGAGGTGCAGGACAAGTTACAGTGCGTGGTGTCCAAGGAAGGCGCCTGGCAGAACAGCTTCTCGTTTGGGCAAGCGCAGTGCCCGGCCGTGACAGATTATGCCGACGGCGTAGACACCATGGCGTTCCTGGCGAAGCTATAG
- a CDS encoding 4Fe-4S binding protein, whose translation MAIMITDECINCGACEPECPNTAIYEGGAQWTWGDGTSLTQVEIDGGETIDGKAPQPPISDEFYYIVSDKCTECCGFHEEPQCAAVCPVDCCVDDPDYRESEEDLLAKKEWLHAAS comes from the coding sequence ATGGCTATAATGATTACGGATGAGTGTATCAACTGCGGCGCATGCGAGCCGGAGTGCCCTAACACTGCTATCTATGAAGGTGGCGCGCAGTGGACCTGGGGAGACGGTACCTCTCTAACCCAAGTGGAGATTGACGGCGGTGAAACCATTGACGGCAAAGCCCCGCAACCGCCCATCTCAGACGAATTCTACTACATTGTCTCTGACAAATGCACCGAGTGCTGCGGTTTCCATGAAGAACCTCAGTGCGCCGCGGTTTGCCCGGTAGACTGCTGTGTAGATGACCCAGACTACCGTGAGAGCGAAGAAGACCTGTTGGCCAAGAAAGAGTGGCTGCACGCCGCCAGCTAA
- a CDS encoding valine--tRNA ligase: MTSIPKTYNPKEVEDKWYATWLERGFFRSKPNPKKEPYTVVIPPPNVTGVLHMGHMLNNTIQDILVRRARMQGKEACWVPGTDHASIATEARVVNMLKEKGIEKKDISREEFLQHAFDWKEKYGGIILEQLKKLGASCDWDRTRFTMEPDLTAAVIEVFVDLYRKGLIYRGVRMVNWDPQGLTALSDEEVNFKQVNGKLYYLRYAIEGSDEVLTVATKRPETIMGDVAICVHPQDPRYQHLEGKKAIIPLVNRAIPIIFDEYVDIEFGTGVLKVTPAHDINDYELGVKHNLPSIDILNDNGTIHERAGLYVGEDRFVVRKKITKELEAKGLLEKVEDSVTNVGFSERTDAVIEPKLSMQWWCKMEEMAKPALENVMNDNIKLHPPKFKNMYRSWMENVRDWCISRQLWWGQQIPAYYLPNGTFVVATTPEEALRLAQEQSGDANLQMSDLRQDEDVLDTWFSSWLWPISVFDGFKDPDNEDILYYYPTNDLVTAPEILFFWVARMIMAGYEFRKELPFKNVYLTGIVRDAQGRKMSKSLGNSPDPLVLIEQYGADGVRAGMLFSSPAGNDLLFDEKLCEQGRNFSNKIWNAFRLINGWEVDATLPNPNEKAIKWFDSKFNESLNILEDHFEKFRISDALLTVYKLVWDDFCSSYLEMIKPAFGSPIDAGTLQATNEFLEKLMKVLHPFMPFITEEIWNSMAERAEKDCLVVAPWPAQGRVDADILRNMEYVLNVVGQIRNLRNSKNLSPAKKLALHVRLNEGKNAIAGYEVLVSKLANLSEIQEAEQPLDSALSFVVDSSEFFIPMEGTIDAAAERERILKELDYTKGFLASVDKKLSNERFVAGAPDAVINAERKKQADAEAKIAALEQSLSALPSE, from the coding sequence ATGACGTCTATTCCAAAAACATATAATCCCAAAGAAGTAGAGGACAAGTGGTACGCCACTTGGCTGGAGCGCGGTTTCTTCAGGTCTAAGCCCAATCCCAAGAAGGAGCCTTACACCGTGGTGATTCCGCCGCCCAACGTAACGGGTGTGTTGCACATGGGACACATGCTCAACAATACCATCCAGGACATTTTGGTGCGAAGAGCCCGTATGCAAGGCAAAGAAGCCTGCTGGGTGCCAGGCACCGACCACGCGTCCATCGCTACCGAAGCCCGCGTGGTCAACATGCTCAAGGAGAAAGGCATTGAGAAGAAAGACATCAGCCGGGAGGAATTCCTACAGCACGCCTTTGATTGGAAAGAGAAATACGGCGGAATCATTTTGGAGCAGTTGAAGAAACTGGGCGCCTCTTGTGACTGGGACCGTACCCGTTTCACCATGGAGCCAGACCTGACCGCGGCCGTGATTGAAGTGTTTGTGGACCTGTACCGCAAAGGCCTCATCTACCGCGGCGTGCGCATGGTCAACTGGGACCCGCAAGGCCTGACGGCTTTGTCTGACGAGGAGGTAAACTTCAAGCAGGTTAACGGCAAGCTGTACTATTTGCGCTACGCCATTGAAGGCTCTGACGAAGTGTTGACCGTGGCCACTAAACGCCCGGAGACCATCATGGGCGACGTGGCTATCTGCGTGCACCCCCAAGACCCACGCTATCAGCATCTGGAAGGTAAGAAAGCCATCATTCCGTTGGTGAACCGCGCCATCCCCATTATTTTTGACGAGTACGTGGACATTGAGTTCGGTACGGGGGTGTTGAAAGTGACGCCTGCCCATGACATCAATGACTATGAACTGGGCGTGAAGCACAACCTGCCAAGCATTGACATCTTGAACGATAACGGTACCATTCATGAGCGCGCCGGCCTGTACGTAGGCGAAGACCGCTTTGTGGTACGCAAGAAAATCACCAAGGAACTCGAGGCCAAAGGCTTGCTAGAGAAGGTAGAGGATTCTGTGACCAACGTAGGTTTCTCTGAGCGCACCGATGCCGTGATTGAGCCCAAGCTGTCTATGCAATGGTGGTGCAAGATGGAAGAGATGGCCAAGCCAGCGCTTGAGAACGTGATGAACGACAACATCAAGTTGCACCCGCCCAAGTTCAAGAACATGTACCGTTCCTGGATGGAAAACGTGCGCGACTGGTGTATCTCGCGTCAGTTGTGGTGGGGTCAGCAGATTCCGGCATACTACCTGCCGAACGGAACCTTTGTAGTAGCTACCACCCCAGAGGAAGCCTTACGCTTGGCGCAGGAGCAAAGTGGTGATGCTAATCTACAAATGTCAGATTTGCGTCAGGACGAGGACGTGTTGGATACGTGGTTCTCTTCTTGGTTATGGCCTATCTCGGTGTTCGACGGCTTCAAAGACCCAGACAACGAGGATATCCTGTACTACTACCCCACCAATGACCTGGTAACCGCCCCTGAGATTCTCTTCTTCTGGGTAGCGCGTATGATTATGGCCGGCTATGAGTTCCGGAAGGAATTGCCGTTCAAAAACGTGTACCTGACCGGTATTGTGCGTGACGCACAGGGCCGAAAAATGTCTAAGTCATTGGGCAACTCGCCAGACCCGTTGGTATTGATTGAACAGTACGGCGCCGACGGTGTACGCGCGGGTATGTTGTTCAGCTCTCCGGCGGGCAATGACCTGTTGTTTGACGAGAAATTGTGTGAGCAGGGCCGTAACTTCAGCAACAAAATCTGGAACGCGTTCCGTCTCATCAACGGCTGGGAAGTAGATGCCACCTTGCCTAATCCGAACGAGAAGGCCATTAAGTGGTTTGACTCTAAATTCAATGAGTCATTGAACATTCTGGAAGACCATTTTGAGAAGTTCAGGATTTCTGATGCTCTGCTCACCGTGTACAAACTGGTGTGGGATGATTTCTGCTCATCTTACTTGGAGATGATTAAACCAGCCTTCGGGTCACCTATTGATGCTGGCACCTTGCAGGCCACCAATGAGTTCCTGGAGAAACTGATGAAGGTGTTGCATCCGTTTATGCCGTTCATCACCGAGGAAATCTGGAACTCTATGGCAGAACGCGCCGAGAAAGACTGCTTAGTGGTAGCTCCTTGGCCAGCCCAAGGACGCGTAGACGCAGACATTCTCCGCAACATGGAATACGTGCTGAACGTGGTAGGCCAAATCAGGAACCTGCGCAACAGCAAAAACCTGTCGCCGGCCAAGAAACTGGCCCTGCACGTGCGCTTGAACGAAGGCAAAAACGCCATCGCTGGGTATGAAGTGTTGGTAAGCAAACTGGCCAACCTGAGCGAGATTCAGGAGGCCGAACAGCCCCTAGACAGCGCGCTTTCTTTTGTAGTGGACAGCTCAGAGTTCTTTATCCCGATGGAAGGTACCATTGACGCCGCCGCCGAGCGCGAACGCATCTTGAAGGAACTGGATTACACCAAAGGATTCCTGGCCAGCGTAGACAAAAAGCTTAGCAACGAGCGTTTTGTGGCCGGTGCCCCAGATGCGGTCATCAACGCAGAGCGCAAAAAGCAAGCAGACGCCGAGGCCAAGATTGCCGCCTTAGAGCAAAGCTTGTCTGCTTTGCCTTCTGAGTAA
- a CDS encoding dihydrolipoamide acetyltransferase family protein, producing MALVEMVMPKMGESIMEGTVLKWLKQVGDTIEQDESVLEVATDKVDTEVPAIQGGVLKEILVQEGQVVAVGAPIAIISTGGDDTPATSTPAAQAAPATQPTTQPAAHPAEAPQASAQVSQRLEQPASGRFYSPLVMNIAREEGISMQELEYIPGTGKEGRVSKKDILEYVANRQSGAPAASAPAPQPVAQPAQAPTPQPAAPAPAAVAAPAQSYSGNVEIIEMDRMRKMISQRMVDSKRISPHVTSFVEADVTNIVNWRNKMKDAYKKREGENLTFTPIFIEAIVKAIKDFPMINVSVDGDKIIKKRDINIGVAVALPSGNLIVPVIHNADQMNLNGLTKKVNDLANRARLNKLTAADLADPTYTVSNVGSFGNVMGTPIIMQPQVAIMAVGAIKKKPAVIETPEGDLIGIRQFMFLSHSYDHRVVDGSLGGMFVRRVGDYLEGFDPNTTI from the coding sequence ATGGCCCTTGTAGAAATGGTGATGCCCAAAATGGGCGAGAGTATCATGGAAGGCACTGTCTTGAAATGGTTGAAGCAAGTAGGCGACACCATTGAGCAGGATGAGTCTGTACTGGAAGTAGCCACTGACAAAGTGGACACGGAGGTACCAGCCATCCAAGGCGGTGTGTTGAAAGAGATTCTGGTGCAGGAAGGCCAGGTAGTAGCCGTAGGCGCACCTATTGCCATCATTAGCACTGGTGGAGATGATACTCCTGCTACTTCTACCCCAGCGGCCCAGGCAGCTCCGGCCACTCAGCCTACCACGCAACCAGCGGCTCACCCCGCCGAAGCGCCTCAGGCTTCTGCTCAGGTGTCTCAGCGTTTAGAGCAACCAGCTTCGGGACGTTTCTATTCTCCGTTGGTGATGAACATTGCCCGCGAGGAAGGCATCTCTATGCAGGAACTGGAATACATTCCAGGCACTGGCAAAGAGGGCCGTGTGTCTAAGAAAGATATTCTGGAGTACGTAGCCAACCGTCAGAGCGGCGCTCCGGCGGCTTCTGCCCCGGCTCCGCAACCAGTTGCCCAACCAGCACAAGCGCCTACTCCACAGCCAGCGGCACCAGCCCCAGCGGCAGTTGCTGCCCCGGCGCAATCGTACAGCGGCAACGTGGAGATTATTGAGATGGACCGCATGCGCAAGATGATTTCTCAGCGCATGGTGGACAGCAAGCGCATCTCTCCGCACGTGACCTCTTTTGTGGAGGCAGACGTGACTAACATTGTGAACTGGAGAAACAAGATGAAGGACGCGTACAAAAAGCGCGAAGGCGAGAACCTGACCTTCACTCCTATCTTCATTGAGGCCATCGTGAAAGCCATCAAAGACTTCCCGATGATTAACGTGAGCGTAGATGGTGACAAAATCATCAAGAAGCGCGACATCAACATTGGTGTGGCCGTAGCCTTGCCATCTGGTAACCTAATTGTGCCCGTGATTCACAACGCGGACCAGATGAACCTAAACGGCTTAACCAAGAAGGTAAACGATTTGGCCAACCGCGCCCGTTTAAACAAACTGACCGCCGCTGACCTGGCAGACCCAACCTACACCGTTTCTAACGTTGGTTCTTTCGGCAACGTGATGGGTACACCTATCATCATGCAGCCGCAGGTGGCCATCATGGCCGTAGGTGCCATTAAGAAGAAGCCAGCCGTGATTGAAACCCCAGAGGGTGACTTGATAGGCATCCGTCAGTTCATGTTCCTGTCGCACAGCTATGACCACCGTGTGGTGGATGGTTCATTGGGCGGCATGTTCGTGCGCCGCGTAGGTGACTACTTAGAAGGCTTCGACCCGAACACTACTATTTAA
- a CDS encoding competence/damage-inducible protein A — translation MKQEVSAEIITIGDELLYGQVVDTNSAWMGEELGKIGIKVKQITSISDSPEAIEEALDTAKTRAQVILMTGGLGPTKDDLTKHTLTKYFKTHLELHQPSLDNVVAIFKKYNRPLTVTNQQQAYLPASCTPILNTLGTAPGMLFEEEGHIIVSMPGVPFEMKGMMTNHILPHLQAHFQLPEINHKVIQTIGLGESFLADTISDWEDSLPTNLKLAYLPNLSGVRLRLTGVYNGIDDLEDQMMREVGKLSDLIPDYIYGYGEISLEETVGMLLNGRNYTISTAESCTGGLIGHKLTSVPGSSMYYKGGIIAYDNYVKINELGVEQDILDKYGAVSGEVVRQMAEGVRRKMGTDVGIATSGIAGPGGGTPDKPVGTIWIAYADATQTIAKKLNYNKTRLLNIEYTALQAMNLIRQSLPGPVEE, via the coding sequence ATGAAACAAGAGGTATCAGCAGAAATTATCACCATAGGCGATGAACTGCTGTACGGGCAGGTGGTAGACACCAACTCTGCCTGGATGGGAGAAGAACTAGGGAAAATTGGGATCAAGGTCAAGCAGATCACCTCCATTTCTGACAGCCCCGAGGCCATAGAAGAAGCCTTAGACACGGCTAAGACACGGGCGCAGGTTATCTTGATGACCGGCGGACTGGGCCCTACCAAAGATGACTTGACCAAACACACCCTTACCAAGTACTTCAAGACGCACTTAGAACTGCACCAGCCGTCTCTGGACAACGTGGTGGCAATTTTCAAGAAATACAACCGGCCCCTCACGGTCACCAACCAGCAACAAGCGTATCTACCGGCAAGCTGCACGCCCATCTTAAACACCTTGGGCACCGCCCCGGGCATGCTCTTTGAAGAAGAGGGACACATCATTGTGTCCATGCCCGGCGTCCCTTTTGAGATGAAGGGCATGATGACCAACCATATTCTGCCGCACCTGCAAGCCCATTTCCAGCTACCCGAAATCAACCACAAGGTCATCCAGACCATTGGCCTGGGCGAGTCCTTTCTAGCAGACACCATCTCTGACTGGGAAGACAGCCTACCCACCAATCTAAAGCTGGCCTATTTACCCAACCTGTCTGGGGTACGGTTGCGCTTGACTGGCGTGTACAACGGCATTGATGATTTAGAGGATCAGATGATGCGCGAAGTAGGCAAACTCAGCGACCTCATCCCTGACTATATCTATGGCTACGGCGAGATTTCTTTAGAAGAAACCGTAGGAATGCTCCTAAATGGCCGCAACTACACCATCTCTACCGCAGAGAGCTGTACCGGCGGACTCATAGGTCATAAACTGACCAGCGTGCCTGGTAGCTCCATGTATTACAAAGGTGGCATCATTGCCTATGACAACTATGTAAAAATAAATGAGCTAGGTGTGGAGCAGGATATTCTGGACAAATATGGCGCAGTGAGCGGTGAGGTAGTGCGCCAAATGGCCGAGGGCGTGCGCCGCAAGATGGGCACCGACGTAGGCATTGCCACCAGCGGAATAGCCGGCCCCGGCGGCGGAACCCCAGATAAACCCGTGGGTACCATCTGGATTGCCTACGCAGACGCCACTCAAACCATCGCCAAGAAACTCAACTACAACAAGACGCGCCTGCTCAACATTGAGTACACGGCCTTGCAGGCCATGAACCTCATTCGGCAAAGTTTGCCCGGCCCGGTTGAGGAATAG
- a CDS encoding DUF4197 domain-containing protein produces MKKLTTSPFVLGTLLFLGLSSCTASQIQQAVDGAIATQTGRGGPLTQNEVAMGLREALSQGITRGANQAGQTDGYYKNSLIRIPFPQDVQRVEKTLRSIGLGSEVDKFVMTLNRGAEDAAKSAVPIFISAIKQLTFSDVWNILRGEKDAATQFLKRTTTSQLTTAFRPVIKNSLDKVNATRYYTDLVNRYNKIPLVQKANPDLESYATQKAIDGLFTLVAQEEANIRENPIARTTELLRRVFGSNQ; encoded by the coding sequence ATGAAGAAATTAACTACGTCCCCTTTTGTTTTAGGAACCCTACTATTTTTGGGATTGTCCTCTTGCACGGCCAGTCAGATACAACAAGCGGTAGACGGGGCTATTGCCACGCAAACAGGCCGCGGCGGTCCTTTGACGCAGAATGAGGTAGCCATGGGCTTGCGCGAAGCGTTATCCCAAGGCATTACCAGGGGCGCCAACCAAGCAGGTCAAACCGACGGATATTATAAGAATAGCCTCATCCGGATTCCTTTTCCGCAGGACGTACAGCGCGTAGAAAAAACCTTGCGCAGCATTGGACTAGGTTCTGAGGTGGACAAATTTGTCATGACCTTGAACCGTGGTGCCGAAGATGCCGCCAAAAGTGCAGTGCCTATTTTCATTAGCGCCATCAAACAACTCACCTTCTCAGACGTCTGGAACATTCTACGCGGTGAGAAAGATGCGGCTACCCAATTCTTAAAAAGAACCACTACCTCACAGTTGACGACCGCTTTTAGACCGGTCATCAAAAACTCATTGGACAAGGTGAACGCCACCCGGTATTATACTGACTTGGTGAACCGTTATAACAAGATTCCATTGGTGCAGAAAGCCAACCCAGATTTAGAGTCATATGCCACGCAGAAGGCCATTGACGGCCTCTTTACGTTGGTAGCCCAGGAGGAGGCCAACATCAGGGAAAACCCCATTGCCAGAACCACTGAACTGCTGCGCAGAGTGTTTGGCAGCAACCAATAA
- a CDS encoding erythromycin esterase family protein encodes MTYTKLPYHRLENKSDLDSLIEDIGDSRIVMLGEASHGTSDYYSWRTAISKRLIEEKGFTFIAVEGDWPDCFQINKFIKGYCKPGTKVSDILKHFNRWPTWMWGNWEVAALVEWLKEHNDHPNSLPVGFYGLDVYSLWDSLQRIMKYLEKRDGQALKAAKEAFKCFEPYSSDPQEYARAVAYVSEDCEQDVLSLLMELGKHEGGEPNNPEAVFDAEQNALVAVNAERYYKAMIRGGGSSWNVRDEHMMETLNRLLEFHGPDSKVIIWEHNTHIGDARFTDMARAGMVNIGQLAREQYGNENVYLVGFGSYEGSVIAGSAWGAPMQKMEMPPAKEGSWEHWLHSLSPTNKLLFSHELKEIPEARQQIGHRAIGVVYNANHESYGNYVPTLIPERYDAFLYIDESEALRPFIVKTKEKEPPELYPANE; translated from the coding sequence ATGACATATACCAAACTGCCATATCATCGGCTGGAAAACAAATCAGATTTAGATTCACTTATAGAGGATATAGGAGATTCGCGCATTGTGATGCTGGGCGAAGCCTCCCATGGCACCTCTGACTACTACTCCTGGCGCACCGCCATCTCCAAGCGCTTAATAGAAGAGAAAGGCTTCACCTTTATTGCCGTAGAGGGCGACTGGCCAGACTGCTTCCAAATCAATAAATTCATCAAAGGGTATTGCAAGCCGGGAACCAAGGTGTCTGACATCCTCAAGCACTTCAACCGCTGGCCCACCTGGATGTGGGGCAACTGGGAGGTAGCCGCATTGGTGGAATGGCTCAAAGAACACAATGACCATCCCAATTCGTTGCCGGTAGGGTTTTACGGTTTGGATGTATATAGTTTGTGGGATTCCTTGCAGCGCATCATGAAGTACCTGGAAAAGCGCGACGGGCAGGCCCTAAAAGCGGCCAAAGAAGCCTTCAAGTGCTTTGAACCCTATAGCTCTGACCCGCAAGAATACGCCCGCGCCGTGGCCTACGTGTCTGAAGATTGCGAACAGGACGTTCTCTCGCTTTTGATGGAACTAGGAAAGCATGAAGGCGGCGAGCCTAATAATCCAGAGGCAGTTTTTGACGCCGAGCAGAATGCCCTGGTGGCCGTGAACGCCGAGCGTTATTACAAAGCCATGATCAGAGGCGGCGGCAGCTCCTGGAACGTGCGCGATGAGCACATGATGGAGACTCTCAACCGTCTGCTTGAATTCCACGGCCCCGATTCCAAAGTAATTATCTGGGAGCACAATACCCACATAGGCGATGCCCGCTTCACCGACATGGCCCGCGCCGGCATGGTGAACATTGGCCAGCTGGCCCGTGAGCAATATGGCAATGAAAATGTGTACTTGGTTGGCTTTGGTTCTTATGAAGGGTCTGTCATTGCCGGAAGCGCCTGGGGTGCCCCCATGCAGAAGATGGAGATGCCCCCTGCCAAAGAAGGAAGCTGGGAACACTGGTTGCACTCCTTAAGCCCTACCAATAAACTCTTGTTCTCGCATGAGCTGAAAGAAATCCCAGAAGCAAGACAACAGATTGGCCACCGGGCCATTGGCGTAGTGTACAATGCCAACCATGAGTCGTATGGCAACTATGTGCCCACCCTTATCCCAGAGCGCTATGACGCGTTCCTGTACATTGATGAAAGCGAGGCCCTGCGTCCGTTCATCGTCAAAACCAAAGAGAAAGAGCCACCAGAATTGTACCCGGCCAATGAATAG